Below is a window of Nocardia asteroides DNA.
GTCGCCAGCGCCAGCCTGCGGCCGCGCTGCAACCGGTCCAGCAGCGGACCGATCAGCGGCGCGATCAGCGCGAACGGGGCGATGGTGATCAGCAGGTACAGCGCCACCTTGGTCTTGGACTCGGCGGTGGCGCTGGCGAAGAACAGCGTGTTGGCCAGGGCGACGGCGATCGCGGCGTCGAGGGCGAAGTTGGCCATCGTGGCGTAGGTGAGCGCGGTCAGGCCGGACTGGTCGGCGCCGTCGGCCTTGGCCGCGCGCTGGAACGTCGCGAATCCGCGTTCGGTGAGTTCCCGGCTGCGCATGGCGGCGACCCTGGTCACGGTGAGCTTGCGCGGGATCCGCTGCTGCGTCACCGGCTCGTCGTCGGGCTCGTCGCCGCGGGGGAGCGGGCGGGTGCCCGCGGGGCCGCTCTTGTCCTCCGGCGGCGGCAGGGCGCGTTCGCGGGGCTGCGGACCGCGCAGCGGGGTGGTCGGGGCGGCGTCCGGTTCGGCGCGGCCACGGTGGAACAGGCCCTTGGACCGAACCGTCGGCGGGTCGGGGGAGTCCGGGCGGGGGAACACCTTGCGCGGGCGCGCCCGCTCGTCCCGGCCCCGGCCTGCGCGCGGCGGGTACTGCCCGAAACCGGGGTGCCTGCCGGGCGGGGTGCCCGCGGTACCGTCCCGGCGACCACGGTCGGGACCGGATGGATCGCGGGGCGTAGTCACAGTCCAATTCTGGCGCACGCGGGCTTCGCGCGTTCACCCGCGGCGCGGCCATGTCCGCCACACCCGGCTATTTCGGCACGAATCGCACCTCGAACAGCCGCGGCCAGTACTTGCCGGTGAGCAGGAAACGGTCGGTCCCGGGCAGGTGGGCGATGCCGTTGAGGACATTCGCGCCGGCCCGTTCCGCCGGGGTGAGCAGTCCGCCCGCCTCGATCACCGCCAGCACCTCGCCCGTCGCCGGATCGATGCGCAGGATCTCGTCGGACGGGTAGTTGTTGGCGTAGACGGTGCCGTCGGGCGCGCAGTCCAGCTCGTTCGGCTTCGCGTCCGGATAGCCGGTGACGGTCACTGAACCGGTTTCGGCGAAGGTCACCGGATCGCGGAAGGTGAGGGTCGGGGTGCCGTCGCTCATCACCAGCCGCTGCGGTTGCGCGCACAGCCCCCACCCCTCGCCCGCGTACTCGGCGCGGCGCACCTCGGCCAGGGTTCGCGGGTCGCGGGCGAAGGCCACGTGGTCCTGCCAGGTGAGCTGCCAGACGATGTCGCCCGCCTTGGTCATGCCCTCGCCGAACATCTCCGCAGGCAGCTCCGCGCGGGCGGTCTCGGCGCCGGTCGCCTGATCGGCGGTGCGCGCGGTCGACACGCCCCACATGCCGGTGCTTTCGTAGCGGACGCCGTCGACCACCTCCAGACCCTGCGTGAACGCCTGCGGATCGTGCGGTGACGAGCCGATCACCTCCACCCGCCAGCGCGGCGGATCGGCCGTCCCCGAGGTGCCGCAGGCGGCCACGCCGAGCAGGCTGACCAGCGCGGCGACGGCCAACGAACTCCGATTGCGCTTCATACGGCAAAATGTATGCCGTGAGCGCAGTATCTGTTTCGGAGTCCGGCGTGCGTCCTGTTCTGGCCGATGCGGCCGAAGTCGCACGTCGTGCGCTCGTCGAGCTGGAGCCGGAGGGCGTCGGCGAGCATCTGGGGGTGACCGCCGAGGACGAGACGGCGGCCACCCACCGGTTCGCGACGACCCTGGCCGGTTATCGCGGCTGGCAGTGGGCTGTGGTCGTGGCCGCGCCGCCGGAGGCGGAATACGCCACGGTCAGCGAGTCGGCGCTGCTGCCGGGGCCGGATGCCCTGATCGCCCCCGACTTCATCCCGTGGGAGCAGCGGGTGCGTCCCGGCGACCTCGGGCCCGGCGACCTGCTGGCCCCGCCCGCCGACGATCCCCGCCTCGTCCCCGGCTACGTGGCCACCGGCGACCCGGTCGTCGACGAGGTGGCCCGCGAGGTCGGCCTCGGCCGCACCCAGGTGCTCAGCCTGGAGGGCCGCGTCGAAGCGGCCCAGCGCTGGTATACCGAGTTCGGCCCCGACACCGAGATGGCCAAGGCGGCCCCCTCCACCTGCGGCCTCTGCGGCTTCTACCTGCCCCTGGCCGGCGCCCTGCGCGAATCCTTCGGCGTCTGCGGCAACGCGATGGGCGCCGACGGCCACGTCGTCCACATCGAATACGGCTGCGGTGCCCACTCCGACGTCGTCGCCCCCAGCGGCAACGGTTCCCCCCGCTACGAAGCGTTCGACGACCACGCGGTGGACATCGTGGAGGTCGTCCGCGTCAATGGTGCTGCCGAAGGCGCTGACGCCGCTGCTGCCGACGCAGACAATGCCCAGGCTGCCACCGTCGTCTCGGCCGAGTCGACCGCCACCGAGCCTGTCCTCGACCAGGAAACCGCCGAGGCCGAGGCCGCCGACGCGGCCGCCGCCGACCGCGCCGCCCTGGCCGAAGGTGCCACCCCGGAATCGGCCGACGAAGTCGTAGCCGCCGAGCAGGCCCCGGAATCCGAATCGCTGTCCGCCACCGACCGGACCGAAGCAGCGGCCGACCAGTCCACTACGACGGCCTCCAGCTCGTCGGCAGAAACTGCTGCCGACGAGAACAACGCAGCCAACCTTGCCGCTGCGGCTGACGCCGCTGCCGCTGCCGCTGCGGCTGACGCCGCTGCCGCTGACGCTGCGGCTGGCGATGCTGCGGCTGGCGATGCACCGACCGCTGGCGCTGCGGCCACCTCCGGCGCTGACACGACGCCCACCACCGCTCCCGCCGCTGCGGGCGTCGATGCTGCGGGCACCGCCGCACCGGCTGCCGAATCCGCGTCCGCCGGTCCTGCAGGCGCCGAGGGCGGGGATGCTCGCTCGAGCGTCGAGCCCGTGGTGGCGGAAGCAGCCGCTTCGGCGGCCTCTGCGCCGGCCACGGCCGCTGCCGGAGAAGACCAGGTCGGCGAATCGCTTTCGGCCGCAGAGGTCGCGGCGAGCGTCGCCATCGAGGTCGAGGTCCCCCCGGCTTCGGGCCCGGCGACAGAGGCGCCTGCTGAGCTGTTCGCGACTGACACGGCGGCCGAACAATCTGCCGAGCCGACGGTGACTGACGCGGCGGCCGAAAGTCCTGCCGAGCTGACGACGGCCGACGCCGCGGACGAGGTTCCCGCTGAGCCGATCGCGGCCGACACGGCGACCGAGGTTTCCGCCGAGCCGATCGCGGTGGACACGGCGACCGAGACTTCCGAGCCGACGGCGAACGTCGGGATCCAGGCTGTTGGTGAGTCTGTCTCGGCGGAGAAGCCTGCGGCAGACGACGTCGCCCAGCCCGGTGGCGAATCGGTGGCGCAGGAAGCCGCCGACGCGGCGGGTTCGCTGGCCGCCGCGGCCGCCGGTGACGACCAGCCGGTCGACGAAACCGATTCGGCCGCTGACGGGGTGGCGAGTATCGCCGCTGCCGCGGAGGTCGATGTGCCGCCGGCTTCGGGGCCCGCGGGCGCCGAGGGCGAGCCGGTGGACGAGCACGGATCGTCGGTGGCGCGCTGAACGGTTCGGCGGATCCCTTCGGTACCGCGGAGCTGCGTGCCGGAGTGCTTGCCGCCTGGCGTGATTCGCCGACGCGGCTGCGCGAGGACAGTGCCACCGAGGCGGATCTGGTGGCCGCGGGCTACCGGGATCGGGTGCTCACCGAGCTCGCGCAGAACGCGGCCGATGCCGCGGCCAAGGCGGGGGTGGCCGGTGAGCTCGCGGTGCGGGTGCTCGACGGGCGCCTGCATGTCGCCAATACCGGTGCGCCGCTCGACGTTTCCGGCGTGCACGCGCTCACCGCGCTGCGCGCCTCCGGTAAGTCCGCGGCCGATCAGGTGGGCCGGTTCGGTGTGGGTTTCACGGCGGTGCGGTCGGTCGGCGACGAGATCGAGGTCCGCTCCACGACCGGCTCGATCCGCTTCTCTCGCGTCGCGACACTGAACGCGCTGCACGACAACGGCATCGAGATCCCGGACGATCTCGCGGCCATCGCCCCGCCGGTCCTGCGCCTGGCCTGGCCGGTCCCGACGACCCCGGTCACCGGTTACGACACCGAGATCGTCGTGCACCTGCGCGACGAGATCGACTCCGCCGCCCTGCTCGACGCCCTGCGCGCCGAAGCAGCCGATCTCCTCCTGGAACTGCCCGCCCTGCACCGGATTCGCGTCAACGGCGACGAATTCACCAGCACGGAGAAGGATTCCGGCCGGGACGGCTTGACCGAACTGTCGATCACCGGCCCGGACGGAATCACACAGCGCTGGTGGCAGTACCGCACCACCCGCGCCCGCTGGCTGCTCCCACTACGCGCGGGCCGCCCCGTCGCCACCGCCCCGGACGTGCTGCGCGCCCCCACCCGTTCCGACGAGGAACTGTCGCTGCCCGCCGTCCTGGTAGCCGACATCCCCATGCAGCCCGACCGCCGCCGCCTCCTCCCCGGCGCCCGCCTGACCGAATTGGCCACCGGCTACGCCGATTTCGCCCGCGCCCTCCCGCCTGCCGACCGCCTCGTGCTCGTCCCGACCCCCGGCTTCGCCCGCAGCGAGGCCGACGGTCTCCTGCGCGAAGCCGTCCTGGCGGACCTCCGCGCCAACGCCTGGCTCCCCGTCTGCTTCACGACCGTCGAGGACGCGGCCGAGCTGCCCGCACTCCACTCGGTCGGCGACAGTCTCCGAACCACCGATCCCACAGCTGCTTTCACCCTGGCCGCGCCGCAGTCGACCGTGACTGCCGCCGAAGAAGCCCCGGCTGAGTTCGACTGGTCCACCACTGATGTTCCGGGATCAACCGGATCACAGGACGCGGACTCGATCACCCGACCCGCCCCGTGCGCGATCCCCACCCGCGCCCACGTCTTCCCCGATCTCACCCCCGAATTGGCGACCATGCTCGCCGACATCACCGGCCCCCTGGTGATCCCGGAACTCTCCGACCGCGCCGCCCAGGAAAAGCTCTCGGTGCTGGACGTGCACCGCCTCGGTCCCGCCGCGCTCGCGGACCTGTCGAGCGGTCTCGATCGCGAACCACACTGGTGGCAGCGGTTCTACGCCACCCTGGAACCGTTCGTCACCGACACCCTCACCGCCGAGGAACTCGGCGCGCTGGCGGTCCCGCTGGCCGACGGACGACTCGTCACCGGCCCGCGCACCGTCGTCCTGGACGACCAGCTCACCGTGGCCGTTCCGGTCCACTGGGCTCGCCTGGTCCACCCGGACGCCACCCATGCCCTGCTGGCCCGCCTCGGCGCCCGCAGCGCCACCGCCGAGGACCTGCTGTCCGACCCGGGCCTGCACGATCTGCTCGAGCACGACCCGGCCGACCCCGACACCGTCGAGGCGGTGCTGCGATTGGCCCCGTTCGCCACGGCGGAACTGCTCCCGGCCTGGCTCGGCCTGCTCGAACTCCCCGACGACACCGGCGAACTGCGCCCGGCCGACGAACTGCTGCTGCCCGGCGCCCCGCTCGCCGCCGTGCAGGTCGACGACTCGCCCTTCGGCACCGTCGACGACGTCGTGGTCGCCGAATACGGCGACCAGGCGCTGCGCGCGATCGGCGTCGGCTGGGACTTCGCCGTGGTCACCGATCCCGACCCGATCGGCCCGGACCACGACCTGGACGACGAATCCGCCTGGTGGGACACCCTTCCCGAGGACCCGCGCGAGCTGGCCGCGGTCCGCGACCTCGATCTGGTCGACGAGAACCGCTGGCCCGCCGCCCTGCGCCGCCTGCTGGACGATCCGCGCACCCGAGCCCTGCTCGCCGACCGCGACGGCTACACGGCCTGGTGGCTGCACCGCCACGCCCAGCTCGACGGCATCGCACTCGGCCGGTTCCGCCACCCCGCCGACGACGAGTTCGCCGGTCTGCTGCCCGTGTTCGCGGCCGACGGCTTCGCCGGCGCCGACCTGGACGCGCTGCGCCCGGTCCTGGTGCACCCGGACGTGATGTCGGCCGAACTGGCCGAGGAACTCCTCGACGCCCTCGCCGACCCGGCCAACACCCCGGCGCCGGAGGTGGTCGCGCGCACCCATGCCCGGCTGGCCGCCGCCGTCGCCGCGGGCGCGCTCGACCCGCGCGAACTCGACCTGCCGCCGCAGGTGCGGGCGCTCTCGGGCGCCGTCGTCGACGCGGGCAGCGTGATGGTCTTGGACGAGCCCGGTTTCGGCCTGGTCGTGCCCCCGGACCGGCTGGTGGCGGGCGACGACGTCAACGCCGAGGCGCTGGCGGCCCTGCTCGATCTGCCGCTGGTCTCCGAGGAGGTGAGTGCCGAGGTACTGGGCACCGGCCGCTGGACCACCTGGGCCGACGACCCGATGGGCGTGGTGCTGCGCAGGCTCTGGTCCCCGGTGGAGACCACGGGCGCGCTGGTCCTGCACGAGACCCTGGAGGTGCACCTGCGTGGCGCGCTCACGGGCACCGTGCGGGTGCCCTGGTGGCGCACCGAGGACGCCGTGCACGTCCAGGTGCCGCGGGTCTGACTACTCGGCGTGCGCCACGATCATCTCGGCCAGCAGGTCGAGCTGGGTCTGCACGGCCTCGCTGTCGTCGTCGACGAGCCAGCGCAGCACGATGCCGTCGATGACGTTGAGGATGAAGCGGCTCAGGTCGGTCACCGGGGTGTTCCAGGCGGTGCCGGTGGCCTCGCGGCAGTGGTCGATGATGTCGCGGACGGTGCCGTCGTTGAACGCGTACTGTTCGCGGGAGATCGCGATCTTGGCCGGTGTGGCCTCGCCCTCGCGCAGCGAATAGGTGGTGGTCTCGTAGGTGAGCAACTGTCGTTCCGGAGTGGCTTCGATGTTGCGCCACATCAGTTCGAGACCGGAACGGACCAATTTCAGAAGCGCTTCTTTTCCGGTTCCG
It encodes the following:
- a CDS encoding sacsin N-terminal ATP-binding-like domain-containing protein translates to MLAAWRDSPTRLREDSATEADLVAAGYRDRVLTELAQNAADAAAKAGVAGELAVRVLDGRLHVANTGAPLDVSGVHALTALRASGKSAADQVGRFGVGFTAVRSVGDEIEVRSTTGSIRFSRVATLNALHDNGIEIPDDLAAIAPPVLRLAWPVPTTPVTGYDTEIVVHLRDEIDSAALLDALRAEAADLLLELPALHRIRVNGDEFTSTEKDSGRDGLTELSITGPDGITQRWWQYRTTRARWLLPLRAGRPVATAPDVLRAPTRSDEELSLPAVLVADIPMQPDRRRLLPGARLTELATGYADFARALPPADRLVLVPTPGFARSEADGLLREAVLADLRANAWLPVCFTTVEDAAELPALHSVGDSLRTTDPTAAFTLAAPQSTVTAAEEAPAEFDWSTTDVPGSTGSQDADSITRPAPCAIPTRAHVFPDLTPELATMLADITGPLVIPELSDRAAQEKLSVLDVHRLGPAALADLSSGLDREPHWWQRFYATLEPFVTDTLTAEELGALAVPLADGRLVTGPRTVVLDDQLTVAVPVHWARLVHPDATHALLARLGARSATAEDLLSDPGLHDLLEHDPADPDTVEAVLRLAPFATAELLPAWLGLLELPDDTGELRPADELLLPGAPLAAVQVDDSPFGTVDDVVVAEYGDQALRAIGVGWDFAVVTDPDPIGPDHDLDDESAWWDTLPEDPRELAAVRDLDLVDENRWPAALRRLLDDPRTRALLADRDGYTAWWLHRHAQLDGIALGRFRHPADDEFAGLLPVFAADGFAGADLDALRPVLVHPDVMSAELAEELLDALADPANTPAPEVVARTHARLAAAVAAGALDPRELDLPPQVRALSGAVVDAGSVMVLDEPGFGLVVPPDRLVAGDDVNAEALAALLDLPLVSEEVSAEVLGTGRWTTWADDPMGVVLRRLWSPVETTGALVLHETLEVHLRGALTGTVRVPWWRTEDAVHVQVPRV
- a CDS encoding glutaminyl-peptide cyclotransferase, with product MKRNRSSLAVAALVSLLGVAACGTSGTADPPRWRVEVIGSSPHDPQAFTQGLEVVDGVRYESTGMWGVSTARTADQATGAETARAELPAEMFGEGMTKAGDIVWQLTWQDHVAFARDPRTLAEVRRAEYAGEGWGLCAQPQRLVMSDGTPTLTFRDPVTFAETGSVTVTGYPDAKPNELDCAPDGTVYANNYPSDEILRIDPATGEVLAVIEAGGLLTPAERAGANVLNGIAHLPGTDRFLLTGKYWPRLFEVRFVPK
- a CDS encoding TetR/AcrR family transcriptional regulator; its protein translation is MTTRDVAQAAGVSLGVVHYCFENKDALMTELVKALSVELRDSVDADDSLWTEAGTGKEALLKLVRSGLELMWRNIEATPERQLLTYETTTYSLREGEATPAKIAISREQYAFNDGTVRDIIDHCREATGTAWNTPVTDLSRFILNVIDGIVLRWLVDDDSEAVQTQLDLLAEMIVAHAE